The genomic segment GCCTGACCGGGGCGCCCTCGGGTGTGCCGGGCGCCGGGCCGTCAGCGGGTTGCCGCTGTCAGGGTTTCGCGGGTCAGGCCCAGTTCGTGGGCCAGGGCCTCGTCGGCCCAGTCCTGGGCTCGGGCGCGGGAGACGGCTCCGTCGTAGGCCGTCATCTGTACGGCCAGGCCGTCCAGGAGGGCGGTGAGGCGGAGGGCGGTGGCCGGGGGATCCGGGCAGTGGAACTCGTCGGCCGCCACGCCTGCCTCGATGACCTCGGTGAGGGCGGCCTTCCACTGTCGGTCCAGGTCACGGGTGACCTCGCGCAGGGCGGGTTCGCGGAGGGAGGCGGCCCAGCCTTCGATCCACAGGCGCCAGCCCTTGGCCTGGCCGGTCGGGGCGTACCAGCGGACGGCCGCCCGGAGCCGGCGCAGGGCCGTGGTGCGGCGGCCCAGCAGTTTGCGGAGGCGGGCGAGGTCGTCCTCGGCGGCGTGGCGGAAGGCCTCGGCCACCAGTCTTTCCTTGGTCGAGAAGTGGTAGAGCACCAAGGCGCTGCTCACCCCGAGGACGGCGGCCACGTCGGAGATCCGTACCGCCGCGACGCCCCGCGCCTCGATCTGCTCGATGGCGGCCCGGAGCAGCTCCGCACGCCGCTCGGCCA from the Streptomyces sp. NBC_00310 genome contains:
- a CDS encoding TetR/AcrR family transcriptional regulator — protein: MGRVRLSVAERRAELLRAAIEQIEARGVAAVRISDVAAVLGVSSALVLYHFSTKERLVAEAFRHAAEDDLARLRKLLGRRTTALRRLRAAVRWYAPTGQAKGWRLWIEGWAASLREPALREVTRDLDRQWKAALTEVIEAGVAADEFHCPDPPATALRLTALLDGLAVQMTAYDGAVSRARAQDWADEALAHELGLTRETLTAATR